GCATGATCCGGCAGCCCCAGGACACGCCGGCGACGCCCTTGCCATTGTTGCCAGCCGCCCCGATGATGCCGGCCACCAGCGTGCCATGGCCCGACTCGTCAAACAGGTTCTGAGCCCAGATGTCCGGATCGACCGCCTGGCCCGCCCGCTGGGTGGAGACGTTGCGGCCCCCATACACGCGGCTCGCCCCGGGATCGGCCTGAAATTCCTCGTGCAAGCCGTCGATGCCGGTGTCGATCACGGCCACGATCACCTTGCTGGCGGGGGCATCCCCCAGCAGGTCCCAGGCCCCCTCGGTGTCGCCGAACTGCGGCTGATGGGCCCATTGGTCCCCGTACATCGGGTCATTGGGAACCAGCGCAGGGCGCGACAGCAGATTCAATTCCACATAGGCCACCCCAGGCAAGCGGCTCAGCTGTTCGCGGGCGCTGGTGAGGGAGCGTGTCTCCGGAAGCCGCAGGTGCAGCACGCGCCGCGCTCCCAGCGCCAGCTCGTCGAGCAACCGGAAGCCATCCAGGTCAGGCTGTTTCAGGAACGTGCGCGTCTCCACGCCGGCATTCAGGGAAACCAGCAACTCATCCGGGACGAAACGCGGCGGTTCCAGCGACGGGACGGGGGGCGCCAGCGGGACCGCCGAATCACCGCGCCACTCCGGCACGCCTGGCGCGGGAATGGCGGGGGCCAGTCCGGACGCAGCCGGGAGGGCGTCGAAGGAGCTCCCAGCCGAACCAGAGGGCGGGCGCGACCCCTCGGGCGCGACACAGCCCACCAGCAGCGTGGCCGTCAACGCCAGCGCGGCCACGGGGGGGCGAAGGTGACCCAGCACGTTCATGGCCTGTACACCTCCACCGTCTGCAGCGCCCGCCGGTTGGCCCCCACGCCCCCGATCGCCCACAACATTCCTCGGAATGGGGTCAAGGTCAGCATGCCGCGCGCGGTCGGCATGGCCGGCGGGGTCAACCAGCGATCACCGGTGGTCAGCGGATAGGCATAGAACGCCCCTTGCGGCACGCCTTTCGAATCGAAGCCACCCACGACGTAGAGGGTATCGTCCATCACGGCCGCTGCCGCGCCGTGGACCTCCTTGGGCAAATCCGGCAGCCGCGTCCAGGCATCGATCTTGACGTTGTAAGAGTGTACGGCTTTTTGCACCACCGGGCGGCCGTTCACGACCACATAGCCCCCGACCACGAAGAGTTGATTCTCCGCCGTGGCCGAAGCCGCCCCCGCCACCCCGGAGGCCACCGCCTCCCCTTCGGGCCAGGGCATCGGGGCTCCGATGCGATTGTTGGCCTTCGGCGTGCCGGCAATATCGACAATCTCGGTTTTGTTGAGGACCGTGCCCTGCTTGTTGGAGCCTCCGACCACCACGAACTCGCTCCCCACCACGCCCCCGGCCGCGGCGTACCGCAGGGTTCCGAGCGTGAAAGAGCCGGTTTCGACGGTGCGGGCCCGGCTGAATCCCCGGCCCCGATACAGGTAGAAGAGGGCCGAGCCGAGTCGGCCGGTCGGGTCCAGGGAACCGGCCATGCCGCCGGTCACCCACAGCTCGTCGAAGCTCTTTTGCACCCCAGCGGTCACGAGGTTCAGGCCCTGGTCGCGGGCCAGCCGGTCGGTTTTCAAACCCCAGCTCAGGTCATAGGTATCGTCGAGGCGCCAGGCCTCACCACCAGGGAGCAACTCCTCGAAGGAGGGACGATGGTCCCCTTCTGC
This window of the Candidatus Sericytochromatia bacterium genome carries:
- a CDS encoding S8 family serine peptidase — protein: MNVLGHLRPPVAALALTATLLVGCVAPEGSRPPSGSAGSSFDALPAASGLAPAIPAPGVPEWRGDSAVPLAPPVPSLEPPRFVPDELLVSLNAGVETRTFLKQPDLDGFRLLDELALGARRVLHLRLPETRSLTSAREQLSRLPGVAYVELNLLSRPALVPNDPMYGDQWAHQPQFGDTEGAWDLLGDAPASKVIVAVIDTGIDGLHEEFQADPGASRVYGGRNVSTQRAGQAVDPDIWAQNLFDESGHGTLVAGIIGAAGNNGKGVAGVSWGCRIMPIKAANYNELGEFDFKLFDIIRGIVWALNYDDTVYGARVRVINLSLGANLGRVSPIYQDAVNLARRKGVLVIAASGNFGAPVVGAPANTPGVIAVGATAQHVNTEFVAHYSNYGPRLDLVAPGSSIRVVLPGHESQVGTRGGVSLTNYGFASGTSEAAPYVAGVAALVFAKYDRDNTSLGSLGSAIEMVDQVRTHLLMSVDDFGTPGWDPSWGYGRINARKALSEATLRPFDTRLGRKPVVY